DNA from Variovorax sp. PBL-H6:
ATCCAGCGCGTCATGACGACGGCGGCCTCGAAGCTCTGCGGGTCCTTCTGCAGGCCGCTGGCCATGGCCCAGACCATCAGCGGCGCCCCGATCACGCCGGCTACGCACAAGAGGACGAGGGTCCAGGTCAGCAGCGTCCCCACGTGGTCCACCAGAGCCTTGGCGCCCGTTTCGCCGTGCTCGGTCTTGTTGGCCGCCAGCACCGGCACGAAGGCCTGGCTGAAGGCGCCCTCGCCGAATACGCGCCGAAACAGGTTGGGAATGCGAAAGGCGACGTAGAACGCGTCCGTCATCGCGCTGACGCCGAACACCGAGGTCATGAGCACGTCGCGGATGAGCCCCGTGATGCGGGAAGCAAGCGTCAGCAGGGAGACGGTGGAGGCGGATTTGAAGAGCGACACGGCCGGAAGTGTATGTGGCTGCGCGAGCTCTCCCTGGCGGCCGGGACGGGCGGTCGCCCAGGCCCTATAATGGAGGGCTTTGCCGCATCATCCGCAGACACCGTAAGGAACATCCATCATGGCATCCACCAAGCCCAAGAAAAAGAACCCGCGCCTCGCGTCGGGCCGCAAGCGCGTCCGCCAGGACACCAAGCTCAACGCCGCGAACACCTCGCTGCGCTCCAAGTACCGCACCGCTGTGAAGAATGTCGAGAAGGCCGTCGTGGCCGGCGACAAGACCAAGGCGGCAGAACTCTTTGCAAAGGCCCAGAGCATCGTCGACACCATCGCCGACAAGGGCATCTTCCACAAGAACAAGGCAGCTCGCGACAAGAGCCGCCTGGCAGCCAAGGTCAAGACCCTGGCGCTCGCCGAAAAGGCCGCCGCCTGACGTCTTCAGGCAAGCCCGGACGGGCATCGCGCCAGTCCGCCGTTTGATCTGGGTGCGCTGCAGCAAAGTGAAAAAACCGCCTTCGGGCGGTTTTTTCATGGGCGGGTACTTCTTACTTGCGCTTGCCTGAGGCGGGCCCAGCGTCCGGCACAAGGCAGGCCTCGGCGACCTGCAGGTTGTTATCGCGAGCGAAGTTCATCACGAAGTCCCAGGCCATCACTTCGGCCTCACGCAATTCAGCGCTCACCACCACGCACTTGACCCCATTGACCACCGTTGGCACGCACCAGGGCGAATAGCTCAGGTGGCTGTCAGGCTGAGGGCCACCCGGGCGGAACGAGCACATCACGCCCGCCAGCCGCTCCGCCCAATCGCTCGGGCGAAAGGTCCGGCCATCTTGGGTGATGCCCTGAATGAAAACTTGTTTGGGGATGGGGGAAGCCATGGATTGCGCGGAGGACGCAGGAGAGTGCTGCGCCGCACAATGGATTCTATCCGGGCGGGTCCCGCGAGCGACTCGGTGCAGAGCATTGCTGTGATGCGCAATCCTCAATGACCCTGTCCGAACGCAACCCTAGAATCCCTTTTCCTTTTTCGGAGATCGTATGAGCGCCAATGCCGCCCCCTCCTCGCCCCATGTCATGAACACCTACGGCCGCCTTCCGATCGCGCTGTCGCACGGCCAAGGCTGCCGAGTGTGGGACACCGAGGGCCGCGCCTACCTCGACGGCCTGGGCGGCATCGCGGTCAACACCCTGGGCCACAACCATCCCGAGCTGGTGCCTGCGCTGCAGGAGCAGATCGCCAAGCTGATCCACAGTTCCAACTACTACCACGTGCCAGGCCAGGAGCAGCTGGCCGCGAAGCTCACGGAGCTCTCGGGCCTCACCAATGCGTTCTTCTGCTGCACCGGCCTCGAAGCCAACGAGGCCGCGCTGAAGCTGGCACGCAAGTTCGGCCACGACAAGGGCATCGAGCGCCCCGAGATCGTGGTCTACGAGGCCGCGTTCCACGGCCGCAGCATCGCCACCTTGTCGGCCACGGGAAACCCGAAGGTGCAGCAGGGCTTCGGGCCGCTGGTCGAGGGCTTCATCCGTGTGCCGCTCAATGACATCGAGGCGCTGAAGAAAGCGACCGAGGGCAACCCGAACGTGGTGGCGGTGTTCTTCGAGACCATCCAGGGCGAAGGCGGCATCCACCCCATGCGCTGGGAGTACCTGCGCGCGGTACGCGAGCTGTGCGACGAGCGCGACTGGCTGATGATGATCGACGAGGTGCAGTGCGGCATGGGCCGCACCGGCAAGTGGTTTGCACACCAATGGGCCGGCATCAAGCCGGACGTGATGCCGCTGGCCAAGGGCCTGGGCTCGGGCGTGCCGGTCGGAGCGGTGGTGGCCGGCCCGCGCGCCGCCAACCTCTTCGCCCCCGGCAACCACGGCACCACCTTCGGCGGCAATCCGCTCGCGATGCGCGCCGGCATCGAGACCATCCGCATCATGGAAGAGCACAAGCTGCTCGACAACGCCGCCAATGTGGGCGCGCACCTCAAGGCCGCGCTGGAGCGCGAGCTCGGCGGTCTGGCCGGCGTGAAGGAAATCCGCGGCCAGGGGCTGATGCTTGGCATCGAGCTCGATCGTCCCTGCGGCGTGATCCTGAACCGTGCCTGCGAGGCCGGCCTGCTGCTGAGCGTGACCGCCGACAGCGTGATCCGCCTGGTGCCGCCGCTGATCCTCAGCGTGGCGGAAGCGGACGAGATCGTCGCCATCCTCGCGCCCCTCGTGAAGACCTTCCTCGCGGAGGCCACGCCATGACGACGGGTCCGGTTCCGGCGCTGCGCCACTACCTCCAGTTCTCGGACTTCACGACCGACGATTACGCCTATGTCTTCGAGCGTGCCGCGCTGATCAAGAAGAAGTTCAAGGCCTACGAGAAGCACCAGCCGCTCACCGATCGCACCCTCGCCATGATCTTCGAGAAGGCCTCGACGCGCACCCGCGTGAGCTTCGAGGCCGGCATGTACCAGCTGGGGGGCAGCGTGGTGCACCTGACCACCGGCGACAGCCAGCTGGGCCGCGCCGAGCCCATCGAGGACAGCGCCAAGGTCATCAGCCGCATGGTCGACCTGGTGATGATTCGCACCTTCGAGCAGACCAAGATCGAGGCCTTCGCCGCCCACTCGCGCGTGCCGGTCATCAACGGCCTCACGAACGAGTTCCACCCCTGCCAGATCCTGGCGGACATCTTCACCTACATCGAGCACCGCGGCTCGATCAAGGGAAGGACGGTGGCCTGGGTCGGCGACGGCAACAACATGGCCAATACCTGGCTCCAGGCCAGCGAGATCCTGGGCTTCAAGGTGCACGTGAGCACGCCGAGCGGCTACGAGGTCGACCAGTCGATCGCCGGCATCCGCTCGGCCGACAGCTACCAAGTCTTCAAGGACCCCATGGAAGCCTGCCGCGGCGCCGACCTGGTGACTACCGACGTGTGGACCAGCATGGGCTACGAGGCCGAGAACGAAGCCCGCCGCGCCGCCTTCGCCGACTGGTGCGTGGACGAGGACATGATGCGCGCGGCACAGCCCGACGCCCTCTTCATGCACTGCCTGCCTGCCCATCGCGGCGAGGAAGTGGAGGCCGAGGTCATCGACGGCCCACAGTCGGTGGTCTGGGATGAGGCCGAGAACCGCCTTCACGCGCAGAAGGCGCTGATGGAGTTCCTCCTGCTCGGGCGGCAGCCCGCCTGATTCGGTGATCGGCGCCATTGCCCATGTTTGCATTCTGTTGGAAATAACCGACACCACGACGCTGTGCACGGCGCTAACTTCGCGCCATGAACCAACGCATCTGGGACATCTCACCGCCGGTGCATGAAGGCGCGCCGGTCTTTCCCGGCGACACACCGTACCGCCAGCGTTGGGCCGCGACCATCGCGCCGGGCTGCCCCGTCAATGTCAGCGAGATCACGCTTTCGCCGCACGTCGGTGCGCATGCCGATGCGCCGCTGCACTACGACCCGGAAGGCGCCACCATCGGCGAGGTGGACCTCTCTCCCTACCTCGGCCCCTGCCGGGTGATCCACGCGATCGCGCGCGGCCCGTTGATCGAGTGGGTGCACATCGCGCATGCCGTGCACCAGCTGCCGCCGCGCGTGCTGGTCCGCACCTATGAACGCGCCCCTGTCGATCGGTGGGACGGTGCGCTCGCGGCCTACGCACCCGCCACCATAGAGCGTCTCGCGGCGCTGGGCGTGAAGCTCATCGGCATCGACACTGCCAGCATCGACCCTGCCGACAGCAAGGCCCTCGACAGTCACCAGGCGATCCGCCGCCTGGGCCTGCGCGTGCTCGAGAACCTTGTGCTCGACGCGGTGCCGGAAGGCGACTACGAACTGATCGCGCTGCCGCTCAAGCTGGTGACGGCCGACGCTTCCCCTGTTCGCGCGGTCCTGCGCCAACTCACCGCCCCACGACCATGACTCTCGACGACTGCCGGCGCCTCGATGCCGAAGACCCCCTTGCACCACTGCGCGGCCAATTCATCCTGCCCGAGGGCGTGATCTACCTCGACGGCAATTCGCTCGGCGTGCTGCCAAGGGCCGCGCCTGCGCGCATTGCCGAAGTGGTCGCGCAGGAGTGGGGCGAAGGCCTCATCCGCTCCTGGAACAGCGCCCGCTGGATCGACCTGCCACAGCGCCTGGGCGACAAGGTGGCCCGGCTGATCGGCGCTGCCCCGGGCGAGGTGGTCTGCACCGACGGCACCTCGGTCAATCTCTACAAGGTGCTGTTCGCCGCCCTCTCGCAGATGAAGCCCAGCGGCCGGCGCGTCGTGGTCAGCGAACGCAGCAACTTCCCGACCGACCTGTACATCGCCGAATCGCTGTGCCGCGAGCGCGGCTTCACGCTGAAGCTGATCGACGAAAGCGAGCTGCCCGCCGTGCTGGACGAGCACGTCGCGGTGCTGATGTTGACGCACGTCAACTACCGCACCGGCGCGATGCACGACATGAAGGCGCTCACCGCCGCGGCCCACGCCGCCGGCGCGCTCACGGTCTGGGACCTCGCGCACAGCGCGGGCGCCGTGCCGGTGGCGCTCAACGACTGCGGGGCTGACTTCGCGATCGGATGCGGCTACAAGTACCTCAATGGCGGCCCGGGCGCGCCGGCCTTCGTCTGGGTGCATGAGCGGCATGCCAGCCGCTTCGAGCAGCCCTTGTCGGGTTGGTTCGGCCATGCGGCACCCTTCGAATTCACGCCGCACTACCGGCCCGCGCCCGGGGTCACGCGGTATCTCTGCGGTACCCAGCCAGTCCTGGCCCTGTCCGCCCTCGAATGCGGACTCGACACCGTACTTGCGTCCGAGCCCTTTAACGGCGATCAAGGCGGCATGGCGGCACTGCGCGCCAAGTCGCTGGCACTGACCGATGCCTTCATCGCCCTGGTCGAGGAACGCTGCCCGGGCCGTTTCACGCTGGTCACGCCGCGCGAGCATGCCCGGCGAGGTTCGCAGGTCTGCCTGGCGCTCGCCGACAACGGCCCCGGCGCCTACGCCATCGTTCAGGCACTGATCGCCCGCGGCGTGATCGGCGACTTCCGCGCCGGCGACAGCCAGATGCCCGACATCCTGCGTTTCGGCTTCACGCCGCTGTACCTTGGCTTCGAGGATGTCTGGAACGCCGTCGAGCACCTGGTGCAGGTGCTGGAGCGCGAGGAATGGAAGCGCCCCGAGTTCAACCAGAAGCTCGCCGTGACCTGAGGGAAGCCCATCATGCATTGCACGGCCCGCAGGGCGGAGGTTTTTCAATGAGCACCGAAAAAATCGTCCACGAAGAAAAGGCGCAGCTCGACTTCAGCGCCTCGATGAGCTACAGCGACTACCTGAGCCTCGACGCCATCCTCAACGCCCAGCACCCACGCTCGCCGGCGCACGACGAGATGCTTTTCATCGTGCAGCACCAGACCAGCGAACTTTGGATGAAGCTGATGCTGCACGAGCTGCGCGCCGCCATCGGCTGCGTCGCGCAGGACGAACTCGCCAGTGCCTTCAAGATGCTCGCGCGTGTCTCGCGCATCATGGAACAGCTGGTGCATGCCTGGGATGTGCTGGCCACCATGACGCCGCCCGAGTACAGCGCGATGCGCCCCTATCTCGGCAGCTCCAGCGGCTTCCAGAGCTGGCAGTACCGGTGTGTCGAATTCGCGCTCGGCAACAAGAATGCCGCCATGCTCAAGCCTCACGAGCATCGGCCCGAGCTGCTGGCCGAGGTCGAAGCGGCCTGGCGCGCGCCCTCGCTCTATGACGAGGCGCTGCGCCTGCTGGCGCGCCGCGGCTTCCCCGTCCCGGCCGACCATGTCGAGCGCGACTGGACCCGCCCGTACGAATCCAGCGATGGCGTGGAGCAGGTCTGGCTGAGCATCTACCGCGATCCGAAGCAGCACTGGGACCTCTACCAGCTGGGCGAGGAGTTGACCGACCTGGAAGACGCCTTCCGCCTCTGGCGCTTCCGCCACGTGACCACCGTCGAGCGCGTGATCGGCTTCAAGCGTGGCACCGGTGGCACGGGCGGCGTGAGCTATTTGCGCAAGATGCTCGACGTGGTGCTGTTTCCGGAGATCTGGAAGCTGCGCACGGATCTCTAGTTCCGGCTCGATCGGCCCGGCGGCACCGCTGGAAACTTCGCCGCTGTCAGCCGATTCTGGACGGCCTGCACGGCGGACTTCAGATCGCCGAGATGGCGCTTCACGATCTCCTGCTCGGTCGCGACTGCCGGCAGCCACGCGCAACTGATGCACCCGACCACCACATCACCGAGCTGAATCGGCACCGAAATGGCGCCGAATCGCTCCGGCGAATCCAGGCTCGTCGGACTCGGGTCGCGCGATGCATAGCCCTGCGCCCGGTAGCGCGCGGGCCAGTCGGCGGCACCATGCGCCTTCAAGGCGGCACGGTCGACCTCGTAGGGCGAACGCGCCAGTCCGGCCAGCAGGCTGCGCCGTTCGGCTTCCGGGCAGAAGGCGAGATAGCAGCGCCCGAGTGAGGACAGCAGCAGCCGCGGGCGAAAGCCGAGCACACGGTAGTTGACGGCGAGTCCGTTGATCGGCCGATGGGTGTCCAGGATCAGCATCGCCAGCCCATCCAGCACGGCGAGGTCGGTCGGCCAGGGGACCACCCGCTGCAACTGCTCCCGCGGCTGCGTCGCGAGCGCTGAAAGTCGAGTGCGCCATTCCACGGCCAATCCCGAGTCACCCGGGCTGGCCGCCGGCACATAGCGGTTCTCGATCTCGTTGCGCTCGATCCACCCGGCCTCCTGCAACGTCCTCAGGATGCGCAGCAGCGTGGCCTTCGACAGCGAGGTCTGGCGGTGCAGGTCCGCCAACGTGGCGGCGGACGACTGCTGGATGGACCAGAACACATCGAGCCCGCGGCGCAGCGCGGTGATCGACTTCACGCCGGGCGCGGGCCCGGCGCTGCGGAAGCTGTCGCGGCGCGATTGGTTCATTGGGTGAAATTATGTCTGGCTGCGCCGGGACCCGCCCCACAGAATTCGCTCGCTTCCTTCATCCCATCACAGCGGGCCCGAGCCCAGGAGACACCCCCATGAAATCCCTTCGACGTCAGCTCACGCTCGGAGCCCTCGCGCTCGCCTGCGGCCTCGCCATCGCCCCTGCCACGGCGCAGACGACCTATCCCGCGAAGCCGATTTCCATCATCGTTTCCTATCCGCCCGGCAGCGACACCGACTCGATCGCGCGCATGCTCGCCGAGCGCTTGTCGCAGCGCCTGAATCAGCCGGTGATCGTGGACAACAAACCGGGCGCGGGCGGCACGCTCGGCAACGCATTCGTCAGCCGCGCCGCGCACGACGGCTACACGCTGCTTTTCACGCCCAACCCGTTCACCACCGCGCCGATGGTGCTGCGGCTGTCGCCCGCCGCCAGCTATGACGTGCTTCACGGCTTCGAGCCCATCATCCAGATCGCGACCCAGCCCCTCGTGCTGGTGGCTCATCCTGGCGTCGGCGCGAAGTCGGTGCCGGAGATGGTCGCACTGGCCCGCTCCGGCAAGACGCTCAGCTACGCCTCCCCGGGCGCCGGCTCGCCAATGCACATCGCGGGTGAGTGGCTCAACCGCACTGCCGGCGTGAAGATCACGCATGTGCCGTACCGTGGCGTCGCCCCGTCGGTCAACGACGTCGTTGCCGGCCATGTCGACACAGCCTGGGTGACGCTCGGCGTGGTGAGCCAGTACACCAGCCAGAACCGGCTCCTCCCCCTGGCCATCGGCGACGCCAGGCGCTCGCCGCTCGCGCCTCAGGTGCCCACGCTTTCCGAACTGGGCTACAAGGACGTCGTGGTCGGCGCCTGGAACGGGTTCTTCGCGCCCAAGGGCACGCCGATCGAGGTCGTGCGCCTGCTCAACGTCCATCTCAACGAGATCATCAAGTCGCCCGAGGTGGTGAGCAAGCTGGCGACCTTCGGCGCTCAGCCGGTCGGCGGCGCACCCGAGGTGCTGGCGAAGACCAACGCAACCGAATACCAGGTGATGGGCAAGCTGATCAAGGAGTTGGCCATCACGGCCGACTGAGGCGGGGCTCCCATGAGTGCATCCACGCTGGGATTCTCGGTGCCCCAGGTCAATGCGCGCTCCAAGGTCACGGGGCGCGCCCTGTACGCCGGCGACATCCAGTTCCCCGGCATGCTGCACGGCAAGGTGCTGCGCAGCCCCTATCCGCACGCCCGCATCGCGCACATCGATGTGACGCAGGCGCTTGCGCTGCCCGGCGTGAAGGCGGTCGTGACGGGGGCCGACGGGCCGCCGGTGCCGTGGGGCGTCCACCACAAGGAACGGCTCACGCTGGCACGCGACGTGGTTCGCTTCGCCGGGGAGGAAGTGGCCGCCGTTGCCGCGACGAGCGAAGAGATCGCACGCGACGCGCTGGACCTGATCCGGGTCGAGTACGAAGAACTGCCAGCCCTCCTCACGCCCGACGAGGCGCTGGCTCCGCAGGCCACGCCGGTCCATCCCGGTCGCGCCGGCAACATCTCGCACGAGATCCGCTTCGAGCGCGGCGACGTCGATGCGGCCTTCACGCAAGCCCACCTGGTGCATGAAGCCACGTACACCACGCATGCGCAATACCCCGGCTATATGGAGCCGATGGCCTCCGTGGCGGCGGTCGATGCCGACGGCCGCCTGCAGGTGTGGACCTCGACCCAATCCGCGTTCCTGGTGCGCGCCCGCCTGGCCGCGGTGCTCGAGCTGCCGGTCTCTCGGGTGCGCGTCATCCAGGCGACCACCGGCGGCGGCTTCGGTGGCAAGATCATCGAGGACGCCAACAGCCTGATCGCCGGACTGCTGGCGCTGCGCACCGGCAGGCCGGTACGGCTCGTCAACACCCGCCTGGAGGATTTCCTCGCCTGCGCGACCAGCGTGCCCGAAAGCATCACGCTCAGGCTCGGCATGGATCGCGCGGGCCGGATCGTCGCCAAGGACGTGCACATCGTGGCCGACTGCGGCGCCTACAGCGGTCTGTCGGCGGAGGTCATGCATGTCAGCGCGATGCGCAGCGACAACATGCACCGCAACGGCAACGTGCGTTCGCACGCCACGCTGGTCTACACACACACGCCGCCGCACGGGGCCTTTCGGGGGTTCGGCGGCACGCAGATGCTGTTCGCACTGAACAGCCACATCGACACCATGGCCCGCAGGCTGGACCTCGATCCGCTGGAGGTCCATCGGCTCAATGCGATCGAGCGCGGCGAAACCTCGGTGCATGGCTGGAAGATCGGCAGCACCGGCCTGACCGAGTGCCTCGCGCAATGCGCCGACGCGATCGGCTGGAGCGGCAGGCGCAGCCGCAACGATGCCATGCAGGGCGCGAAGCGGCGCGGGCTCGGCCTGGCCGCGGCCATGCATGTGAGCGGCAACAGGACCATCGGCGACTGGGACGGCTCCACCGTCATGCTGAAGATCGACGAGGACGGCCGTGTCGTCCTGCACAGCAGCGAGGCGGACATGGGCCAGGGGGCCATGACCATGCTGTCGCAGGTCGTGGCGCACGAGCTCGACATCCCGCTCGCGCATGTGCACGTCGCCCCGCCCGACACCGACAGCTCGCCCTGGTGCATCGGCTCGCTCGCCTCGCGCGTCACCATGGCGGCGGGCAATGCGGCCATCGTGGCGGCGCGCGCCGCGCGGGACAAGCTGCTCGAGCAAGCTGCCGCCATGCTGCAGGCACCCGTCGACGAGCTGCAATGCGCGGGGGGCACGGTGCATGTGCGCGCGATGCCGCAACGCAGCCTCACGCTGGCCGAGCTGGCGCGCGCGCGCCTCTGGCGCCAGGGGGGCGAAGGCATTCAGGTCATCGGCACCTGGGATGCCAGGACCGAGATGTTCGACAAGAAGAGCCTCATGGGCAACATCGCGCCGGCCTACTCCTTCGCTGCGCAGGCGGTCGAGGTCGAAGTCGATATCGAGACGGGACAGGTCACCCTGGTCGACAGCTTCGTGTCCGACGACTGTGGAAGGGCCCTCAATCCGCAGGCGGTCCACGGGCAAAGCAACGGCGCTGCCGCGCAGGCGATCGGCTGGACGCTGTACGAGCGCCTGCAACTGGAGGACGGCCGCATCGCCAACGGCAACTTCGCCGACTACACCATGCCGACGCCGGACGCGCTGCCCATGCTGCGCAGCGGGATCGTGGAATCGAACGACCCCCATGGCCCCTACGGCGCCAAGGGGGCGAGCGAAACGGCGATCCTGCCCGGCCCCGCCGCGATCGCCAACGCCGTGTTCGATGCGGTGGGCGTTCGCATCACGGACCTGCCGATCACGCCCGAGAAGCTGCTGGCTGCGCTGCGCCGGCGAGAGGAGGCGCGCCATGCGTGAGTTCGAGTTCCTGCAGCCGCGCACCGTGACCGAGGCGAGCCGCATGCTTGCCGACCTGGGCGACGAATGCAGGGTGATGGCCGGCGGCACCGCCTTGCTGTTGGCCATGCGCCAGCGCATGGTGGCGCCGTCGCACGTGGTCTCGGCCATGCAGATCGAGGGGCTGCGCGCAATCTCCTTCGATGCGCGCCAAGGCTTGCGCATCGGCGCGCTGGTGAAGCATGCCGAGCTGGCACGCTCCGATGTCGTTCGGCGCCACTACCCCATGCTCGCGGCAATGGCCGCGCAGGTCGCCAATCCGCAGGTGCGCAACCAGGGCACGCTGGGCGGCAACCTCTGCTATGCCGACCCCGCCACCGATCCGCCCGGCTGCCTGATGGCGCACGGCGCGCAGCTGGTGCTGGGCAGCGCGCGCGGCGAACGCGTGCTCTCGATCGAGGAATTCCTGGTGGACTACTACGTGACCGCTCTCGAGCCCGACGAGCTGCTGGTGGAGATCCGCGTCCCGGCGCCGCCATCCGGCGCCGAGGGCCGCTACACGCGCTTCCTGCGCACGGCCGCGGAGCACCGGCCGCTCGCCAGCGTCTCCCTGATGGCGCGGAAGGAGGGCATGCTGTGCCGCGAGGCGAGGCTGGTCGTGGGCGCATCCGTGGCCATTCCGGGCCGCGTCAACCGCGCAGAGGAATTCCTGCGCGGCAGGACCATCACGCAGGCCACGGCAGCAGAGGCCGCCGACATCGTCGCAGCGGACATCGAGCCCATCTCGGACACGCGCGGCACCGCCACTTTCCGACGCGACATGGTGAGGGTCGCCTGCCGCCGGACCATCGCGGGCCTGTTCGGCCTGCAAGGAGAGAACCCATGAGCCAACACGCCATTGCCCTGGTCGTCAACGGAGAACGGCAGGAGGCGGACGTCCCCGCGCGCAGGCTGCTGTCCGACTTCCTGCGGGACGACCTGCACCTGACGGGCACCAAGCGGGGCTGCGAGACCGGCGTCTGCGGCGCCTGCTCGGTGCTGATCGACGGCGAGGTCGTGAAGTCCTGCCTCTCGCTGGCAGTGCATGCCGACGGCTGTTCCGTCACCACGGTCGAAGGGCTGGCGCAGGACGACCGGCTGCACCCTCTGCAGGAAGCGTTCATGCGCTGCGGTGGGCTCCAGTGCGGCTACTGCACGCCGGGGTTCCTGATCGCCTCGTGCGCGCTGCTGGCGAAGAACCCGGCGCCTTCGGAGCACGAGGTGCGCCACGGCCTCGACGGCAACCTGTGCCGCTGCACCGGCTACAGCCAGATCGTTGAGTCGGTGCTGGACGCCGCGGAGAAGATTCATGGAAATTGAGAAGACCCTGGCCTTTGCCGCCCCGCCCACACGGATCTGGGCGCTGCTGCTGGACCCCGAGGTGATGGGCGGTTGCGTTCCTGGCATGCAGTCGATCGAGGTGGTGAGTCCCACCGAATACAAGGCGCTGATGGCGGTGAAGATCGCCTTCGTGAGCGCGAAGTTCAGGCTGAGGACGACCATCCTCGAGCAACGCGCGCCTTGCTACCTGCGCTGCGAAGGCACCGGCGAGGATGCCTCGGTGGCCAGTTCGCTCAAGCAGCAGAGCGAGATGTTCCTGACCGAACAGGCGGACGGCGGCACTCAGCTG
Protein-coding regions in this window:
- the rpsT gene encoding 30S ribosomal protein S20; translated protein: MASTKPKKKNPRLASGRKRVRQDTKLNAANTSLRSKYRTAVKNVEKAVVAGDKTKAAELFAKAQSIVDTIADKGIFHKNKAARDKSRLAAKVKTLALAEKAAA
- a CDS encoding DUF3579 domain-containing protein gives rise to the protein MASPIPKQVFIQGITQDGRTFRPSDWAERLAGVMCSFRPGGPQPDSHLSYSPWCVPTVVNGVKCVVVSAELREAEVMAWDFVMNFARDNNLQVAEACLVPDAGPASGKRK
- a CDS encoding aspartate aminotransferase family protein; this translates as MSANAAPSSPHVMNTYGRLPIALSHGQGCRVWDTEGRAYLDGLGGIAVNTLGHNHPELVPALQEQIAKLIHSSNYYHVPGQEQLAAKLTELSGLTNAFFCCTGLEANEAALKLARKFGHDKGIERPEIVVYEAAFHGRSIATLSATGNPKVQQGFGPLVEGFIRVPLNDIEALKKATEGNPNVVAVFFETIQGEGGIHPMRWEYLRAVRELCDERDWLMMIDEVQCGMGRTGKWFAHQWAGIKPDVMPLAKGLGSGVPVGAVVAGPRAANLFAPGNHGTTFGGNPLAMRAGIETIRIMEEHKLLDNAANVGAHLKAALERELGGLAGVKEIRGQGLMLGIELDRPCGVILNRACEAGLLLSVTADSVIRLVPPLILSVAEADEIVAILAPLVKTFLAEATP
- the argF gene encoding ornithine carbamoyltransferase, which codes for MTTGPVPALRHYLQFSDFTTDDYAYVFERAALIKKKFKAYEKHQPLTDRTLAMIFEKASTRTRVSFEAGMYQLGGSVVHLTTGDSQLGRAEPIEDSAKVISRMVDLVMIRTFEQTKIEAFAAHSRVPVINGLTNEFHPCQILADIFTYIEHRGSIKGRTVAWVGDGNNMANTWLQASEILGFKVHVSTPSGYEVDQSIAGIRSADSYQVFKDPMEACRGADLVTTDVWTSMGYEAENEARRAAFADWCVDEDMMRAAQPDALFMHCLPAHRGEEVEAEVIDGPQSVVWDEAENRLHAQKALMEFLLLGRQPA
- the kynB gene encoding arylformamidase, with the protein product MNQRIWDISPPVHEGAPVFPGDTPYRQRWAATIAPGCPVNVSEITLSPHVGAHADAPLHYDPEGATIGEVDLSPYLGPCRVIHAIARGPLIEWVHIAHAVHQLPPRVLVRTYERAPVDRWDGALAAYAPATIERLAALGVKLIGIDTASIDPADSKALDSHQAIRRLGLRVLENLVLDAVPEGDYELIALPLKLVTADASPVRAVLRQLTAPRP
- the kynU gene encoding kynureninase; protein product: MTLDDCRRLDAEDPLAPLRGQFILPEGVIYLDGNSLGVLPRAAPARIAEVVAQEWGEGLIRSWNSARWIDLPQRLGDKVARLIGAAPGEVVCTDGTSVNLYKVLFAALSQMKPSGRRVVVSERSNFPTDLYIAESLCRERGFTLKLIDESELPAVLDEHVAVLMLTHVNYRTGAMHDMKALTAAAHAAGALTVWDLAHSAGAVPVALNDCGADFAIGCGYKYLNGGPGAPAFVWVHERHASRFEQPLSGWFGHAAPFEFTPHYRPAPGVTRYLCGTQPVLALSALECGLDTVLASEPFNGDQGGMAALRAKSLALTDAFIALVEERCPGRFTLVTPREHARRGSQVCLALADNGPGAYAIVQALIARGVIGDFRAGDSQMPDILRFGFTPLYLGFEDVWNAVEHLVQVLEREEWKRPEFNQKLAVT
- the kynA gene encoding tryptophan 2,3-dioxygenase → MSTEKIVHEEKAQLDFSASMSYSDYLSLDAILNAQHPRSPAHDEMLFIVQHQTSELWMKLMLHELRAAIGCVAQDELASAFKMLARVSRIMEQLVHAWDVLATMTPPEYSAMRPYLGSSSGFQSWQYRCVEFALGNKNAAMLKPHEHRPELLAEVEAAWRAPSLYDEALRLLARRGFPVPADHVERDWTRPYESSDGVEQVWLSIYRDPKQHWDLYQLGEELTDLEDAFRLWRFRHVTTVERVIGFKRGTGGTGGVSYLRKMLDVVLFPEIWKLRTDL
- a CDS encoding helix-turn-helix domain-containing protein — protein: MNQSRRDSFRSAGPAPGVKSITALRRGLDVFWSIQQSSAATLADLHRQTSLSKATLLRILRTLQEAGWIERNEIENRYVPAASPGDSGLAVEWRTRLSALATQPREQLQRVVPWPTDLAVLDGLAMLILDTHRPINGLAVNYRVLGFRPRLLLSSLGRCYLAFCPEAERRSLLAGLARSPYEVDRAALKAHGAADWPARYRAQGYASRDPSPTSLDSPERFGAISVPIQLGDVVVGCISCAWLPAVATEQEIVKRHLGDLKSAVQAVQNRLTAAKFPAVPPGRSSRN
- a CDS encoding Bug family tripartite tricarboxylate transporter substrate binding protein, producing the protein MKSLRRQLTLGALALACGLAIAPATAQTTYPAKPISIIVSYPPGSDTDSIARMLAERLSQRLNQPVIVDNKPGAGGTLGNAFVSRAAHDGYTLLFTPNPFTTAPMVLRLSPAASYDVLHGFEPIIQIATQPLVLVAHPGVGAKSVPEMVALARSGKTLSYASPGAGSPMHIAGEWLNRTAGVKITHVPYRGVAPSVNDVVAGHVDTAWVTLGVVSQYTSQNRLLPLAIGDARRSPLAPQVPTLSELGYKDVVVGAWNGFFAPKGTPIEVVRLLNVHLNEIIKSPEVVSKLATFGAQPVGGAPEVLAKTNATEYQVMGKLIKELAITAD